Proteins encoded by one window of Drosophila melanogaster chromosome X:
- the CG42579 gene encoding uncharacterized protein, whose translation MEEESSAKANPIGNNESLMTEDPEQPSGSKEGSQSSGASSSTTEASLNTINVTTQKKRSQFQRIYEKLEDLERQMDQYEQMNELFIHLLATIQEELETI comes from the coding sequence ATGGAAGAGGAGTCGAGCGCGAAAGCAAATCCAATTGGAAACAACGAGTCTTTGATGACAGAGGATCCTGAGCAGCCGAGTGGATCGAAGGAGGGTTCGCAGTCCTCAGGGGCTTCTTCATCGACAACTGAAGCTTCATTGAATACGATAAATGTGACTACCCAGAAGAAGCGTTCGCAGTTCCAGCGCATTTATGAGAAACTAGAGGACCTGGAAAGGCAGATGGATCAGTATGAGCAAATGAATGAGCTATTCATTCATCTACTGGCTACAATCCAAGAAGAACTAGAAACAATATAG